A genomic region of Vicinamibacterales bacterium contains the following coding sequences:
- a CDS encoding ABC transporter permease gives MGRIWAIIERELRRFRRSPMLIVVSMVFPIVQLVVLGYAFGGNVKHLKVAIVDQDHGVEAIHVRELAGAASSGAHTIDVIEYPDEQAAITDLRDGRINGVLTIPNGFSRRVLAKADPHVALIEDNTDNFVSASLAATLGGMVSAYGQPAGPPRVGLAPRLDVVEVYPYVPYIQYLLPGSIVMSIFMMVMIGGGIIFIDDKARGLHEGYLVTPITKFELIAGFNISGTIKAVLAGVFLTIIGSLIAGIPDPLAPLRLIRLFAVIVVTAFALISLMFLLMVRVTDPLLPRAVFGVLNTLLYFPSGAVYPQQGFPGWMQVIAVVDPFTYAVHALKSLLLKNTGFAAISYDLGFLFVFSAVAMTAATLLFKRTL, from the coding sequence ATGGGACGCATCTGGGCGATCATCGAGCGCGAGCTGCGGCGGTTCCGCCGCAGCCCGATGTTGATCGTGGTGTCGATGGTGTTCCCGATCGTGCAGCTCGTCGTGCTCGGCTACGCGTTCGGCGGCAACGTCAAGCACCTGAAGGTGGCGATCGTCGATCAGGACCACGGCGTCGAGGCGATTCACGTGCGCGAGCTGGCGGGTGCCGCCTCGTCCGGCGCCCACACCATCGACGTGATCGAGTACCCCGACGAGCAGGCGGCGATCACCGATCTGCGCGACGGACGGATCAACGGCGTGCTGACCATTCCCAACGGCTTCTCGCGGCGCGTGCTGGCGAAGGCGGATCCGCACGTCGCGCTGATCGAGGACAACACCGACAACTTCGTGTCGGCGTCCCTGGCGGCGACGCTGGGAGGAATGGTGTCGGCCTATGGCCAGCCGGCCGGCCCGCCGCGGGTCGGCCTGGCGCCGCGCCTCGACGTCGTCGAGGTCTACCCCTACGTGCCCTACATCCAGTACCTGCTGCCCGGATCCATCGTCATGTCGATCTTCATGATGGTGATGATCGGCGGCGGCATCATCTTCATCGACGACAAGGCGCGCGGGCTGCACGAAGGCTATCTGGTGACGCCGATCACCAAGTTCGAGCTGATCGCCGGCTTCAACATCTCGGGCACGATCAAGGCGGTGCTGGCCGGGGTGTTCCTGACGATCATCGGGTCGCTCATCGCCGGCATTCCTGACCCGCTGGCGCCGCTGCGGCTGATCCGCCTGTTCGCGGTGATCGTCGTGACGGCGTTCGCGCTGATCAGCCTGATGTTCCTGCTGATGGTGAGGGTGACGGATCCGCTGCTGCCGCGCGCGGTGTTCGGCGTGCTGAACACCCTGTTGTACTTCCCGAGCGGCGCGGTCTATCCCCAGCAGGGTTTTCCCGGCTGGATGCAGGTGATCGCGGTGGTCGATCCCTTTACCTACGCCGTCCACGCGCTGAAGAGCCTGCTGCTGAAGAACACCGGCTTCGCCGCGATCAGTTATGACCTAGGGTTCCTCTTCGTCTTTTCGGCCGTCGCGATGACCGCGGCGACGCTGCTCTTCAAGCGGACGCTGTGA
- a CDS encoding CerR family C-terminal domain-containing protein produces MRGGRAARQDDTRERLLREARRLFADHGFGNVTVRDICREARANVAAINYHFGDKLGLYREVVQQAIAAMAATNDAARAAGAGCPPEEQLRRFLVVFLTRILEPGHAMVHRLLQREVQDPTPLLDEVAQRGIRPRLEYLSGIVAAMIGARPDEAHVLQCVGSINAQAIIYMPNPIAARLGYEFTGTPAQIEEAAEHIAAFSIAGVRAAGRRHS; encoded by the coding sequence ATGAGGGGGGGCCGCGCCGCGCGTCAGGACGACACCCGCGAGCGCCTGCTGCGCGAGGCCCGCCGGCTGTTTGCCGACCATGGGTTCGGGAACGTCACGGTCCGCGACATCTGCCGCGAGGCGCGGGCGAATGTGGCGGCGATCAATTACCACTTCGGCGACAAGCTCGGCCTGTATCGCGAGGTGGTCCAGCAGGCGATCGCGGCGATGGCCGCGACGAACGACGCGGCGCGGGCGGCCGGCGCGGGCTGTCCGCCGGAGGAGCAGCTGCGGCGCTTCCTGGTCGTCTTTCTCACCCGGATTCTCGAGCCGGGGCACGCCATGGTTCATCGGCTGCTGCAGCGGGAAGTGCAGGATCCGACGCCGCTGCTCGACGAGGTGGCGCAGCGGGGCATTCGTCCGCGTCTCGAGTATCTGTCCGGCATCGTCGCGGCGATGATCGGCGCCCGGCCCGACGAGGCGCACGTGCTGCAGTGCGTCGGCAGCATCAACGCGCAGGCGATCATCTACATGCCCAACCCAATCGCGGCGCGGCTCGGCTACGAGTTCACCGGCACGCCCGCGCAGATCGAGGAGGCCGCCGAGCACATCGCCGCGTTCTCCATCGCCGGGGTGCGGGCGGCGGGCCGGCGGCACTCCTGA
- a CDS encoding 2Fe-2S iron-sulfur cluster-binding protein, which produces MSDKDDRPGGVSRRNFLKSTGVAGVAATIIAPAAGLAAQSGPKTLGPGEVPVRLNVNGRQLDLMIEPRVTLLDALRMRADLTGNKRGCDRGACGACTMLVDGRTVYACSTLAIDVQGKTIRNVDGLARDGQLHPVQQAFCDKDALMCGFCTPGFVMASVGLLEKHPNPTPEQIKKGLDGNICRCGTFTRIFEAVSSVKGVQRG; this is translated from the coding sequence ATGTCTGACAAAGACGATCGGCCAGGCGGCGTCAGCCGCCGGAACTTCCTCAAATCCACCGGCGTTGCGGGAGTGGCCGCGACGATTATCGCCCCCGCCGCCGGGCTGGCCGCGCAGAGCGGTCCCAAGACGCTCGGCCCCGGCGAGGTGCCGGTGCGCCTCAACGTCAACGGCCGCCAGCTCGATCTGATGATCGAGCCGCGGGTCACCTTGCTCGACGCCCTGCGCATGCGCGCGGATCTCACGGGCAACAAGCGCGGCTGCGACCGCGGCGCCTGCGGCGCCTGCACGATGCTGGTCGACGGCCGTACGGTCTACGCCTGCTCGACGCTGGCAATCGACGTCCAGGGCAAGACGATTCGCAATGTCGACGGCCTGGCGCGCGACGGTCAGCTTCACCCCGTGCAGCAGGCGTTCTGCGACAAGGACGCGCTGATGTGCGGCTTCTGCACGCCGGGCTTCGTGATGGCGAGCGTCGGTCTGCTCGAGAAGCACCCGAATCCGACGCCCGAGCAGATCAAGAAAGGGCTCGACGGCAATATCTGCCGCTGCGGCACGTTCACCCGCATCTTCGAAGCGGTCTCGAGCGTCAAGGGGGTGCAGCGTGGCTAG